A single region of the Maniola jurtina chromosome 6, ilManJurt1.1, whole genome shotgun sequence genome encodes:
- the LOC123866326 gene encoding probable phosphorylase b kinase regulatory subunit alpha isoform X1, with product MRTRSNSGVRLDYYQRVVHKLILDHQQPVTGLFPASPHNDHAWIRDNLYCILAVWGLSMAFKKIADQDEDRAKTYELEQSCVKLMRGLLMAMMQQKDKVEKFKSTQHPLDSLHAKYSSKTGQTVVKDTEWGHLQIDAISLYLLILAQMTASGLQIVFSLDEVAFIQNLVFYIESAYCTPDYGIWERGDKTNHGLPELNASSIGMAKAALEAMNELDLFGARGGPSSVIHVLADEAQKCQAVLQSMLPRESNSKELDSGLLSIISYPAFAVDDPQLITKTRETIVTKLQGKYGCKRFLRDGHKTPREDPNRLYYEPWELRMFENIECEWPLFFCYLILDYCFQGDKNNVTDYMQRLEKIMIRKDDGIKLVPELYSVPADKADQEQVVPGSQERIPMGRCPFIWGQSLYILGKLLQEGFLAVGELDPLNRRLCSEKKPDVVVQIVILAEDNEIRDKLLEHDLHVQTISEVAPIEVQPARVLSHLYTYLGRNKKLGLSGRKSRDVGILSTSKLYSLNERIFAFTPQFSDMKRFYIASDYELMIDMLKAEIYFLKSSWQNLLGRPLIVLTLNQMYLDQGKIPMAMITTMKKLKSGYINGTRVTLGNLGEFLSTSAITNLSFLGSQEDGYPDKLNPQVHNYLEDHLLKSFSNKFSILSQPSGLKNSRMLRRRMSVRGAIKKTRSINVDSETLGMEGENVGPHLEKKGSWLDLEPPAFGRSPSPEEAKKRAFTKGTSTTTLGVVTPTIEITKETTPPPRKEEAVVKNPPLRNRTISESQSLAFAEQETDELIAMLRETENLDEQGDILQYLVDTHGLDFSTGMLENGKAVTVKDLLKALYEKACTQKLWGLVRHTAGMLGKRVEDLAKAVTDLLVRQKQITVGMPPNNEHTITAPLPENELRQLIHVAYGDDESTAMLTQELLVYLAMFIRTEPQLFLEMLRLRVGLIIQVMATELSRTLSCDGEEASEHLLNLSPFEMKNLLHHILSGKEFAVNSVYSIIFGIKQKYDQRVGRGNFSIVSNKSARYTKKSQIILEGQGLQGTIDEAPIAEPDRQGQWLRRRRLDGALNRVPRDFYPRVWGVLEKCQGLVIQGKLLQQNLTQEMTSGELKFALAVETVLNSIPQPEYRQLVVEALMVLTLVVEYKAVNQLGGMITVEHLVHKANQIFLEDQMRCNGDATLCCAASACGNALVCGGAAGVCQHLYDSAPSGSYGTMTYLARAVAALLTERLPHDVPIECAIT from the exons ATGAGGACCCGAAGCAATTCGGGTGTACGTTTAGATTATTATCAAAGAGTTGTGCACAAGTTAATTTTAGATCACCAGCAACCGGTTACGGGGTTGTTCCCAGCCAGTCCTCACAATGATCATGCCTGGATCAGGGACAACCTTTACTGTATCTTGGCCGTATGGGGGCTGTCCATGGCATTTAAAAAGATCGCCGACCAGGATGAGGATCGCGCCAAAACATACGAGCTAGAACAAAGTTGTGTTAAGCTCATGAGAG GACTTTTAATGGCAATGATGCAACAAAAAGACAAGGTAGAAAAATTCAAGAGCACTCAGCATCCATTAGATTCCCTCCATGCAAAGTATTCATCAAAAACTGGCCAAACTGTAGTTAAAGACACTGAGTGGGGCCATCTCCAAATTGATGCGATTTCACTATACCTCTTAATACTTGCCCAGATGACTGCATCAGGCTTGCAAATAGTATTTTCTTTAGATGAAGTTGCTTTCATTcagaatttagttttttatatagAGTCTGCATATTGCACCCCAGATTATGGAATATGGGAACGGGGTGACAAAACTAATCATGGTCTACCTGAGCTAAATGCTAGTTCAATCGGTATGGCTAAAGCTGCTCTCGAAGCTATGAATGAGCTTGATCTTTTCGGTGCCCGTGGTGGGCCTTCAAGTGTTATACATGTGCTAGCAGACGAGGCACAGAAATGCCAAGCTGTGTTACAGTCAATGCTACCTAGAGAGTCCAACAGCAAAGAGTTGGATTCAGGCTTGCTGTCAATCATTAGTTATCCAGCATTCGCTGTTGATGACCCTCAGTTAATAACTAAGACTAGAGAAACAATAGTGACAAAGCTTCAAGGAAAATATGGTTGCAAGAGATTCTTGAGAGATGGGCACAAGACCCCTCGGGAAGATCCAAATAGATTATATTATGAACCATGGGAGTTAAGGATGTTTGAAAACATTGAATGTGAATGGCCTTTATTCTTCTGTTACCTCATACTTGACTACTGCTTCCAAGGGGACAAGAATAATGTCACTGACTATATGCAAAGGCTCGAAAAAATCATGATAAGGAAAGATGATGGGATAAAATTAGTTCCTGAATTGTATTCTGTGCCAGCAGATAAAGCTGATCAAGAACAAGTTGTGCCTGGCAGTCAAGAACGGATACCAATGGGAAGATGCCCATTTATTTGGGGCCAGTCATTGTATATACTTGGAAAATTATTACAAGAG GGATTTTTAGCAGTTGGAGAATTGGATCCACTAAACAGAAGACTATGCTCAGAAAAGAAACCAGATGTGGTTGTCCAAATAGTAATATTGGCAGAAGACAATGAGATAAGGGATAAACTACTTGAACATGACCTTCACGTTCAAACAATTAGTGAAGTGGCACCTATTGAAGTACAGCCAGCTAGAGTCCTCAGTCATCTTTATACATATTTAG GGCGCAACAAGAAACTTGGATTATCTGGAAGAAAATCACGTGATGTCGGAATTCTGAGTACTAGCAAATTATATTCCTTGAATGAGCGTATATTTGCCTTCACACCCCAG TTTTCTGATATGAAGCGTTTCTACATCGCTTCTGACTATGAACTGATGATTGATATGCTAAAAGCCGAGATTTATTTCTTGAAATCCTCGTGGCAAAACCTGCTCGGGCGTCCACTCATTGTATTGACTTTGAATCAGATGTATTTAG ATCAGGGCAAAATTCCCATGGCAATGATAACCACTATGAAGAAATTAAAGTCAGGTTACATTAACGGTACAAGAGTGACTCTTGGTAACCTCGGTGAATTTTTGAGTACATCTGCTATCACGAATTTGAGTTTTTTGGGCAGCCAAGAGGATGGTTATCCAGACA AACTGAACCCGCAAGTGCACAACTACTTAGAGGATCACTTGCTGAAATCTTTCAGCAACAAGTTCAGTATCCTGTCTCAGCCGTCGGGCCTGAAGAACTCGCGGATGTTGCGCCGGCGCATGTCCGTGCGCGGCGCCATCAAGAAAACGAGGTCCATTAATGTGGATT CTGAAACCTTGGGCATGGAAGGGGAAAACGTAGGTCCACACTTGGAAAAGAAAGGATCGTGGCTTGATTTGGAGCCGCCAGCGTTCGGACGCAGTCCCTCCCCTGAAGAAGCCAAGAAAAGAGCCTTTACCAA ggGCACATCGACAACTACTTTGGGCGTAGTTACTCCGACAATCGAAATTACAAAGGAAACTACTCCACCACCACGCAAGGAAGAAG CGGTAGTAAAGAACCCACCATTGCGAAACCGAACGATATCCGAAAGCCAAAGCCTGGCATTCGCCGAGCAGGAGACCGACGAACTGATAGCGATGTTACGAGAAACGGAAAATCTCGACGAACAGGGCGATATACTACAGTACTTGGTGGACACGCATGGACTGGACTTCAGTACCG GTATGCTAGAAAACGGGAAAGCGGTAACAGTAAAGGATTTACTCAAAGCTCTCTACGAGAAAGCTTGTACCCAAAAACTCTGGGGTCTAGTCCGTCACACCGCGGGCATGTTGGGCAAACGTGTAGAAGACTTGGCCAAGGCTGTGACAGACTTGCTCGTGCGCCAGAAACAGATCACTGTGGGCATGCCGCCCAACAACGAACATACCATCACTGCGCCGTTACCTGAGAACGAGTTGAGACAGTTGATTCATGTG gccTATGGCGACGATGAAAGTACAGCGATGTTAACGCAAGAGTTGCTGGTGTATCTTGCCATGTTCATACGCACCGAACCGCAGCTGTTCTTGGAGATGTTGCGGCTCAGAGTTGGACTTATCATTCAG GTAATGGCAACAGAATTATCTCGCACCTTGTCCTGTGACGGTGAAGAGGCGTCCGAACATTTATTGAACCTGTCACCTTTTGAGATGAAGAACCTCCTTCATCACATCCTTAGCGGCAAGGAGTTTGCTGTTAACAGCG TGTATTCAATAATTTTCGGTATAAAACAAAAGTACGACCAGAGAG TGGGTCGCGGTAACTTCTCCATTGTGAGCAACAAGTCGGCTCGCTATACAAAGAAATCTCAAATTATACTGGAAGGACAAGGACTTCAGGGCACCATTGATGAAG CGCCCATAGCGGAACCAGATCGGCAAGGCCAGTGGCTGCGACGTAGGAGACTCGACGGTGCTTTGAACCGGGTTCCCAGGGACTTCTATCCGCGTGTATGGGGTGTTTTGGAAAAG TGTCAAGGTCTAGTGATCCAGGGCAAACTGCTGCAACAAAATTTGACCCAAGAGATGACGTCAGGAGAGTTGAAATTCGCGTTGGCCGTGGAAACTGTCCTGAATTCGATTCCCCAGCCAGAATACAGGCAGCTGGTGGTGGAGGCTCTGATGGTGCTGACATTGGTTGTGGAGTATAAGGCTGTCAACCAACTGGGAGGAATGATAACGGTGGAACACCTAGTGCATAAAGCTAATCAAATCTTCTTAGAGGACCAG ATGCGTTGCAACGGCGACGCAACATTGTGTTGTGCGGCCAGCGCGTGCGGCAACGCGCTCGTGTGCGGAGGCGCCGCCGGCGTGTGCCAGCACCTCTACGACTCCGCGCCCAGTGGCAGCTACGGCACTATGACGTACCTGGCCCGTGCTGTTGCCGCACTGCTGACCGAGCGTCTGCCGCACGACGTACCCATCGAGTGCGCCATCACTTAG